The following nucleotide sequence is from Caldicellulosiruptor saccharolyticus DSM 8903.
CGAGATGAAGACAGGTGAAGGAAAGACTCTGGTTGCAACCCTTCCAGCATACCTCAATGCTTTGGAGGGGAAGGGTGTTCATATAGTAACTGTAAATGACTACTTGGCAAAAAGAGATGCCGAGTGGATGGGCCCTATTTACAATTTCCTTGGCCTTTCAGTTGGTGTGATAGTACATGGTTTGACAAGTGAAGAGAGAAGAAAGGCATACAATTGTGATGTTACCTATGGGACAAACAATGAGTTTGGTTTTGACTATCTGCGTGATAATATGGCAATTTACAAAGAAGAGCTTGTGCAAAGAGAGCTAAACTATGCAATCATAGACGAGGTTGACTCAATCTTGATTGATGAGGCAAGAACGCCTCTTATCATATCAGGGCCGGCCGAAAAGTCAACAGACCTTTACAAAAGAGCAGACAACTTTGTCAGAAGATTAAAACCTCTTTATTACAACAGTGATGATGATAAACAAATGCCAGATACAACTGGCTATGACTATATAGTAAATGAAAAAAGACACACAGTTGCTCTGACAGAAGAAGGAATCAAGAAAGCAGAGAAATATTTTGGTGTTACGAACTTAGCTGACCCAGAAAATGCAACACTGCACCATCATATAATTCAAGCCCTAAAAGCTCATGCACTCATGAAACGTGACAGAGACTATGTTGTCAAAGATGGCCAGGTTATAATTGTCGATGAATTCACAGGAAGATTGATGTACGGTCGAAGATTCTCAGAAGGGCTTCACCAGGCAATTGAGGCAAAGGAAGGTGTGAGGATAGAAAGAGAAAGTAGGACCCTGGCGACCATCACATTCCAGAATTATTTTAGACTATACAAAAAGCTTGCTGGCATGACTGGTACAGCAAAGACAGAAGAGCAAGAGTTTAGAGAAATCTATAAGCTTGATGTAATTGAGATACCAACTCACAAGCCAATGATAAGAATTGACCATCCGGACAAGGTTTACAAGACAGAAAAAGCAAAATTCGAGGCAATTGTTGAGGAGATTGTTGAGACTCACAAGAAAGGTCAACCTGTTTTAGTAGGTACAGTGTCAATAGAAAAATCTGAGATGTTAAGCGAAATGCTAAAAAAGCGTGGAATTAAGCATGAGGTGTTAAATGCAAAGCACCATGAAAAAGAGGCTATGATAATTGCAAAGGCTGGCCAAAAAGGTGCTGTGACAATTGCAACAAATATGGCAGGCCGTGGTACTGACATTGTTTTGGGTGAAGGTGTTGCAGAACTTGGCGGACTGAAAGTGATTGGCACAGAGCGGCATGAGAGCAGGCGAATAGACAATCAGCTTCGAGGTAGAGCCGGACGTCAAGGTGATCCTGGCGAGTCAAGGTTTTATGTATCATTGGAAGATGATTTGATGAGGCTTTTTGGTTCTGAGAGAATCAAAAGACTTGTTGAATCATTAGGACTTCCGGATGACCAGCCAATTGAACACAAGCTATTATCTGATGCCATTGAAAAAGCACAAAAAAGGGTAGAGGCCCGAAACTTTGAGATAAGAAAGCATCTTTTGCAGTTTGACGATGTTTTGAACAAGCAAAGGGAGATAATATATTCACAGAGAAGGAAAGTCTTAGAGGGCGAAAATTTAAGAGACTCTATTCTGAATATGATAGATGAACTTGTAGATTACAAGATAAAGGTCTACACAGGCGAAAGTCCTCATCCTGATGATTGGGATATAAAAGGGCTTTTGCAGGACCTAAAATTTATATTCTTAGACGGTGAGCTTTCTGAGCAAGATGCAAGAAATATGACAAAGGATGAACTAAAAGAAAAGCTGATTTCGATTGCAAAAGAGAAGTATTTGAAAAAAGAACAAGAAGTTGGCGAACTTATGCGCGAGCTTGAAAGAGTTGTACTACTTCGTGTTGTTGATATGCACTGGATGGACCACATTGACGCTGTTGACCAGCTGAGAGAAGGCATATCTCTTCGCGCGATTGGGCAAAAAGACCCTATAGTTGAGTTCAGATTTGAAGCTTTTGAGATGTTTGACCAGATGATAAAGAGAATCCAAGAGGATACTATAAAGATTATTCTCCATGCAAATGTTGAGAATATGCCTAAAAGAGAAAGAGTTGTAAAAGAGATGTACGAAAACTCTCCTTCAGATGCACCTGTAAGGAAATCTGTTGTTAAAACTCAAAAAGTTGGTAGAAACGACCCATGCCCTTGTGGCAGTGGCAAAAAGTACAAAAAATGTTGTGGTGCAGTATAAAGAGGTAACACAGTAGAAAAATCTTAGTAAAGGAGTGGTTTTTGGCAATGCTTTTGCTTGAAGAGATTTTGCAAAGGTTAGAAAAGGTTGAAGAAGATTTAAAAGAAATGAGGGTTTCTCTTTGACATAGGTAGGTTAGAAGCAGAGCTAAAAGAACTTGAAAACAAGACATCAGACCCAAATTTTTGGGCAGATTTGGAAAATTCACAGAAAGTCTTGCAGCAGATCAAGAGGTTAAAAGACAAGATTGAAAGGTATCAGAAACTTTATTCTCAATGGGAAGATTTGAAAGTTTTGACACAGCTGTGTATTGAAGAAAGCAATATTGAAATGTCTGATGAACTTGAAAAAGATCTAATAGATTTAGAAAGAAAGATAGAGGAGTTCAAGCTTGAGATACTTCTAAACGGTCCATATGACAAGAACAATGCGATCTTGTCAATTCATGCGGGTGCAGGCGGCACAGAAGCGCAGGACTGGGCAGAGATGTTACTTAGGATGTATACGCGCTGGGCAGCAAAAAAAGGTTACAAGGTTGAAACCTTGGATATTCTGCCTGGTGAAGAAGCAGGTATTAAAAATGTCACAGTTCGCATAGTTGGTGAGAATGCTTATGGGTATTTGAAAGCAGAGAAAGGAGTTCACAGGCTTGTAAGAATCTCACCATTTGATGCAGCGGGAAGAAGACATACATCTTTTGCAGCGGTAGAGGTCCTGCCCGAGGTTGAGGATGATACAGACATTGAGATAAAGGAAGAGGACCTTGAGATAGACACCTTCAGAGCATCTGGGGCAGGTGGCCAGCATGTTAACAAGACAGAGTCGGCTGTTAGAATAAAGCACATTCCAACAGGTATTGTTGTGACATGCCAGAACGAGCGCTCCCAGCACAAAAATAGAGAGATCGCCCTTAAAATTTTAAAAGCAAAGCTTTTAGAGCTCAGAGAAAAAGAGCGAAGGGAGAAGATCCAAAAACTCAAGGGTGAGCAGACAGAGATTGGTTGGGGTAACCAAATTCGGTCATATGTATTTTGCCCATACACTTTGGTAAAAGACCACAGGACAGATGCGGAAGTTGGCAATGTTGAGGCAGTAATGGACGGTGAGATAGATGTTTTTATAAACGCTTACCTCAAAAAATTCAGGAATGAGGAGGAAGTAGCGTGAAGCAATTTGTGATTTTCAATGTTGGAGATTACAGCTTTGGGGTTGACATACTTGAGATTGTTGAGATTATAAAACCTACAAAGATTGTAAAACTTCCAAGTGCACCACAATATGTAGAAGGTATTATTGATGTAAGAGGCACATCTGTTCCTGTTTACAACCTTGCAAAGCGACTCGAGATTGAATCAAAAGCAGAGACGCAGAAGATTATTATTGTACAGCTTTCCAAATTCCAGCTTGGATTTTTGGTGGACGATGTCTCTGAGATACTCAAAATTGAAGATGACAAGATTGAGAAGGCAAACGAGAGCATAAAAGGTATCAAACGCAAATTTATTGACTCAATCGCAAGAGTTGGCGATGACATGATTATCATACTTGACCTGAAGAATGTGCTTACAATGGATGAGGAAGAAGAGATTGGAAAATATATTAACAATTAAATCGATGTTTGAATTGGGTATATATAGAGTAAGGAATAATATCCTTACTCTAATTTTTTTATAGATTAATAGGTGGTGAATTTTATATCATGAGAATATTGATTGTTGATGATTCCCCACTTATTTGCAGACAAATTAACGAGATCATAAATTCAATGGAGATGAACTGGGAAATTTGGATGGTTGATACCGGTGAGAAGGCAATTGAATTAATTGATAAAAATGATATTGATATAGTATTTTTAGATATTGTTCTTCCAGGTATAAGTGGATTTGATGTTTTAAAATTTGTAAGGAGGATAAAAGAGTATGGGGATGTTTATGTGATTGTTATGACATCGCTTGACGATGATGAGGTTATAAAAGAAAGCTTTTCCTTGGGTGCAAATGATTTTATAAGAAAGCCAATTAATCAGGTAGAGCTAACCTATCGACTAAGAGCTGCTGTCAGACTCAGAAACTATCAGTATCTCTACAAATCTGCTTTAAACGATTTACAAGAGAAAAATAAGGAATTAATAGAACTGACAAAAAAGCTAAAAGAAACTCAAGATGTTTTAATCCAAAACGAAAAAATGTCTGCAATTGGTCAATTAGCCGCAGGTATCGCTCATGAAATTAACAATCCATTGGGATTTGTAATAACTAATATTGAAACATTAGGGAAATATATTGAGAAATTTAAAAAGATAATAGAAGAGTACGATAAAGTTAGCAAAAGTATTTGTAGTGACAATCAGATAGATATGGAGGGTGTTATTGAGAATTGCAAAAGGATTAGTGAATTAAAAAAGCAACTTAAATTTGACTTCATGGTGGAAGATATAGACCAACTTTTGGATGAAACTATGGATGGACTGAGGAGAGTTTCACACATTGTTCAGAGTTTAAAAAGGTTTGCACGAAGTGGTTTGGATGGTCAGGCAAGCTATGAAGATTTAAATGATATTATAGAGGAAACTCTTTTAATTGCAAGAAACGAACTAAAATATGATATTGAGGTTATAAAAGAATATGGGGAAATAAGACAAATTTACTGTAACCGCGGTGAAATAGGTCAGGTGATACTAAATATTTTAATCAATGCTGCTCAGGCTATAAAATCACAGCCAAATAGAACACAAAAAAGTCATATCTGGATAAAAACATGGGAGGATTCAGACTTTGTATATTGCTCTATAAAAGATGATGGACCTGGTATAAAAAGGATATACTTGAATAAGATTTTTGAACCCTTCTTTACCACAAAGGATGTTGGAAAAGGAACAGGGCTTGGGCTTAGCATTTCATATG
It contains:
- a CDS encoding chemotaxis protein CheW, translated to MKQFVIFNVGDYSFGVDILEIVEIIKPTKIVKLPSAPQYVEGIIDVRGTSVPVYNLAKRLEIESKAETQKIIIVQLSKFQLGFLVDDVSEILKIEDDKIEKANESIKGIKRKFIDSIARVGDDMIIILDLKNVLTMDEEEEIGKYINN
- the secA gene encoding preprotein translocase subunit SecA, whose product is MLKIIEKLIGSYSEREIKKILPIVDKIESLAPEYERLTDAELRQKTDIFKERLKNGETLDDILPEAFAAVREAAWRTLKMRHFRVQLIGGIVLHQGRIAEMKTGEGKTLVATLPAYLNALEGKGVHIVTVNDYLAKRDAEWMGPIYNFLGLSVGVIVHGLTSEERRKAYNCDVTYGTNNEFGFDYLRDNMAIYKEELVQRELNYAIIDEVDSILIDEARTPLIISGPAEKSTDLYKRADNFVRRLKPLYYNSDDDKQMPDTTGYDYIVNEKRHTVALTEEGIKKAEKYFGVTNLADPENATLHHHIIQALKAHALMKRDRDYVVKDGQVIIVDEFTGRLMYGRRFSEGLHQAIEAKEGVRIERESRTLATITFQNYFRLYKKLAGMTGTAKTEEQEFREIYKLDVIEIPTHKPMIRIDHPDKVYKTEKAKFEAIVEEIVETHKKGQPVLVGTVSIEKSEMLSEMLKKRGIKHEVLNAKHHEKEAMIIAKAGQKGAVTIATNMAGRGTDIVLGEGVAELGGLKVIGTERHESRRIDNQLRGRAGRQGDPGESRFYVSLEDDLMRLFGSERIKRLVESLGLPDDQPIEHKLLSDAIEKAQKRVEARNFEIRKHLLQFDDVLNKQREIIYSQRRKVLEGENLRDSILNMIDELVDYKIKVYTGESPHPDDWDIKGLLQDLKFIFLDGELSEQDARNMTKDELKEKLISIAKEKYLKKEQEVGELMRELERVVLLRVVDMHWMDHIDAVDQLREGISLRAIGQKDPIVEFRFEAFEMFDQMIKRIQEDTIKIILHANVENMPKRERVVKEMYENSPSDAPVRKSVVKTQKVGRNDPCPCGSGKKYKKCCGAV
- the prfB gene encoding peptide chain release factor 2 (programmed frameshift), encoding MLLLEEILQRLEKVEEDLKEMRVSLDIGRLEAELKELENKTSDPNFWADLENSQKVLQQIKRLKDKIERYQKLYSQWEDLKVLTQLCIEESNIEMSDELEKDLIDLERKIEEFKLEILLNGPYDKNNAILSIHAGAGGTEAQDWAEMLLRMYTRWAAKKGYKVETLDILPGEEAGIKNVTVRIVGENAYGYLKAEKGVHRLVRISPFDAAGRRHTSFAAVEVLPEVEDDTDIEIKEEDLEIDTFRASGAGGQHVNKTESAVRIKHIPTGIVVTCQNERSQHKNREIALKILKAKLLELREKERREKIQKLKGEQTEIGWGNQIRSYVFCPYTLVKDHRTDAEVGNVEAVMDGEIDVFINAYLKKFRNEEEVA
- a CDS encoding sensor histidine kinase is translated as MRILIVDDSPLICRQINEIINSMEMNWEIWMVDTGEKAIELIDKNDIDIVFLDIVLPGISGFDVLKFVRRIKEYGDVYVIVMTSLDDDEVIKESFSLGANDFIRKPINQVELTYRLRAAVRLRNYQYLYKSALNDLQEKNKELIELTKKLKETQDVLIQNEKMSAIGQLAAGIAHEINNPLGFVITNIETLGKYIEKFKKIIEEYDKVSKSICSDNQIDMEGVIENCKRISELKKQLKFDFMVEDIDQLLDETMDGLRRVSHIVQSLKRFARSGLDGQASYEDLNDIIEETLLIARNELKYDIEVIKEYGEIRQIYCNRGEIGQVILNILINAAQAIKSQPNRTQKSHIWIKTWEDSDFVYCSIKDDGPGIKRIYLNKIFEPFFTTKDVGKGTGLGLSISYDIIVNKHGGDIWAESEEGSGATFVFKLPIRSKLLENQI